A genomic region of Halococcus sediminicola contains the following coding sequences:
- the psmB gene encoding archaeal proteasome endopeptidase complex subunit beta has protein sequence MPELPNGPDLARPGRQATEDIYGPELGSLPSPDMDDAEITKTGTTTVGLTTTDGVVLATDRRASAGNMVASKQAQKIAQIHPRGALTISGAVSAAQALINNLKAEVDLYEARRGEEMSMQALSTLTSNFLRSGAFFIVHPILGGVDSDGSHIYSIDPAGSVMEEDYNATGSGSPFAYGVLEQQYEDGLSNDEARTVAANAVKSAVERDTASGNGIIMSEITEEGTEIEEYDSFDQLL, from the coding sequence ATGCCTGAGTTACCAAACGGTCCGGACCTCGCGCGGCCCGGCCGACAGGCGACCGAGGACATCTACGGACCCGAACTCGGCTCGCTGCCGAGTCCCGACATGGACGACGCCGAAATCACCAAGACCGGCACGACGACCGTCGGTCTCACCACGACCGACGGAGTGGTGCTCGCCACCGACCGCCGGGCGAGCGCCGGCAACATGGTTGCGAGCAAGCAGGCCCAGAAGATCGCCCAGATCCATCCCCGTGGCGCGCTGACGATCTCGGGGGCAGTGAGCGCAGCACAGGCACTCATCAACAACCTCAAAGCCGAGGTGGACCTCTACGAGGCCCGTCGTGGCGAGGAGATGAGCATGCAGGCGCTCTCGACGCTGACATCCAACTTCCTGCGCAGCGGAGCTTTCTTCATCGTCCATCCGATTCTCGGCGGCGTCGACAGCGATGGCAGTCACATCTACAGCATCGACCCCGCGGGCAGCGTGATGGAAGAGGACTACAACGCGACTGGCTCGGGGTCGCCCTTCGCCTACGGTGTCCTCGAACAGCAGTACGAAGACGGCCTGAGCAACGACGAGGCCAGAACCGTCGCCGCCAACGCGGTCAAGAGCGCCGTCGAGCGCGACACCGCCAGCGGCAACGGCATCATAATGTCCGAAATCACCGAGGAAGGCACCGAAATCGAAGAGTACGACAGCTTCGACCAGCTTCTCTGA
- a CDS encoding DUF555 domain-containing protein: protein MSDYLVAMEAAWLVRDVESIDDAIGVAVSEAGKRLNDRDKSYVEVDVGATGCPACGEPFDSAFVAAGTALVGLVLEIEIFNADGREHAQRIAKSEVGGALRDVPLDVVETIEHDVEEES, encoded by the coding sequence GTGAGCGACTATCTCGTTGCGATGGAGGCGGCCTGGTTGGTTCGTGACGTCGAGAGCATCGACGACGCCATCGGCGTCGCGGTCAGCGAGGCTGGCAAACGGCTGAACGACAGGGACAAATCCTACGTCGAGGTCGACGTCGGCGCGACCGGCTGTCCGGCCTGTGGTGAACCGTTCGACTCGGCCTTTGTGGCTGCGGGCACGGCACTCGTGGGACTGGTCCTCGAAATCGAGATCTTCAACGCCGACGGCCGCGAACACGCCCAGCGCATCGCCAAGAGCGAGGTCGGCGGCGCACTCCGTGACGTGCCACTCGACGTCGTCGAGACCATCGAACACGACGTCGAAGAGGAGAGCTAA
- a CDS encoding proteasome assembly chaperone family protein, with amino-acid sequence MDEFDVETLAEPALTDPVLVEGLPGVGHVGKLVAEHLLEELDSELLARVYSEHFPPQVNIEDGRAKLASAELHAVEADEQDLIVLTGDHQAQDAAGHYRLTDLFLDLATDHGVERVFALGGVPTGELIDEYGVIGAATTDALADELEEGGVEFREGEPAGGIVGVSGLLLGLGARRDLPAACLMGETSGYLVDPKSARAVLETLEELVGFEVGFESLEERADEMEEVVQKIQQMEQGQQATDDDLRYIG; translated from the coding sequence ATGGACGAATTCGACGTCGAGACACTCGCGGAGCCGGCGCTGACCGACCCGGTACTCGTCGAGGGACTGCCCGGCGTGGGCCACGTCGGCAAGCTCGTCGCCGAGCATCTCCTCGAAGAACTCGACAGCGAACTGCTCGCGCGGGTCTACTCCGAACATTTCCCGCCGCAGGTGAACATCGAGGACGGCCGCGCGAAACTCGCCTCGGCCGAGCTCCACGCCGTCGAAGCCGACGAACAGGATCTGATCGTGCTCACTGGCGACCATCAGGCACAGGATGCCGCCGGCCACTACCGTCTGACCGACCTGTTTCTCGACCTCGCGACCGACCACGGGGTCGAGCGGGTGTTCGCACTCGGCGGCGTTCCGACCGGTGAATTGATCGACGAGTACGGCGTCATCGGGGCCGCGACCACCGACGCCCTCGCCGACGAACTCGAAGAGGGCGGTGTCGAGTTCCGCGAGGGCGAACCCGCCGGCGGCATCGTCGGCGTCTCCGGCCTTCTCTTGGGTCTCGGCGCACGCCGCGACCTGCCGGCGGCGTGTCTGATGGGCGAGACGAGCGGGTATCTCGTCGACCCGAAGAGCGCGCGGGCGGTGCTCGAAACGCTCGAAGAACTCGTCGGCTTCGAGGTCGGGTTCGAGTCGCTCGAAGAGCGCGCCGACGAGATGGAGGAAGTCGTCCAGAAGATCCAGCAGATGGAACAGGGCCAGCAGGCCACCGACGACGACCTCCGGTATATCGGTTAG
- a CDS encoding RNA-protein complex protein Nop10, which yields MKSAIRVCETWKSTHDRPIYTLSSTCPDCGGPAVNSAPAPYNPEDPHGEYRRALKRRASD from the coding sequence ATGAAATCGGCCATTCGTGTCTGCGAGACGTGGAAGTCGACTCACGACCGTCCGATCTACACCCTCAGTTCGACCTGTCCCGACTGCGGTGGCCCGGCAGTCAACAGCGCGCCGGCACCCTACAACCCCGAGGACCCGCATGGCGAGTACCGACGCGCTCTTAAGCGGCGCGCGTCCGACTGA
- a CDS encoding translation initiation factor IF-2 subunit alpha: MKYSGWPDPSELVVGKVDEIADFGVFVDLSEYEDKRGLVHISEVASGWIKNVRDHVSVGQTVVAKVLEVDEGSQQIDLSLKDVNDHQRSETVREWKSEQKADNWMTIAFGEDIADEQYATVANEFLAEFGSLYAGFEEAAIRGTDALADTDLSDDEIDAIVETARENVSVPYVTVAGYVDLTSSDSTGVDVIREALHAAEGNGDLPDEVELDVTYVGSPEYRIRVQAPDYKTAESELEASADRAAAHIADHGGSAEFHRERRSDDE, encoded by the coding sequence ATGAAGTACAGCGGCTGGCCCGACCCGAGCGAACTGGTCGTGGGGAAGGTCGACGAGATTGCCGATTTCGGCGTGTTCGTCGACCTCTCCGAGTACGAGGACAAGCGCGGACTCGTCCACATCTCCGAGGTCGCCTCGGGCTGGATCAAGAACGTCCGCGACCACGTGAGCGTCGGCCAGACCGTGGTGGCCAAGGTACTGGAGGTCGACGAGGGCTCCCAGCAGATCGACCTCTCGCTTAAGGACGTCAACGACCACCAGCGCTCGGAGACGGTCCGCGAGTGGAAATCCGAGCAGAAAGCCGACAACTGGATGACCATCGCCTTCGGCGAGGACATCGCCGACGAGCAGTACGCCACCGTCGCCAACGAGTTCCTCGCCGAGTTCGGCTCGCTCTACGCGGGCTTCGAGGAGGCGGCCATCCGCGGTACGGACGCGCTCGCCGACACCGACCTCTCGGACGACGAGATCGATGCCATCGTCGAGACCGCCCGCGAGAACGTCTCGGTGCCGTACGTGACGGTCGCGGGCTACGTCGATCTCACGAGTTCCGACAGCACCGGCGTCGACGTCATCCGCGAGGCGCTCCACGCCGCCGAGGGCAACGGCGACCTTCCAGACGAGGTCGAACTCGACGTCACGTACGTGGGGTCGCCCGAATACCGCATCCGCGTGCAGGCACCCGACTACAAGACCGCCGAGAGCGAACTCGAAGCCAGCGCCGACCGTGCGGCGGCCCACATCGCCGACCACGGTGGCTCCGCCGAGTTCCACCGCGAGCGCCGTAGCGACGACGAATAG
- a CDS encoding 30S ribosomal protein S27e translates to MAGNFYSVRCPDCENEQAVFGKAASTVACAVCGTTLATPTSGKAVFEGEVVESVERREATETIAGESTAQ, encoded by the coding sequence ATGGCGGGCAACTTCTACTCCGTGCGCTGTCCGGACTGCGAGAACGAACAGGCCGTCTTCGGTAAGGCCGCGAGCACGGTCGCGTGTGCGGTCTGCGGGACGACGCTCGCCACGCCTACCAGTGGGAAGGCCGTCTTCGAGGGTGAGGTCGTCGAGAGCGTGGAGCGCCGCGAGGCGACCGAGACCATCGCGGGTGAATCCACGGCCCAATGA
- a CDS encoding 50S ribosomal protein L44e, with the protein MQIPRRFNTYCPNCHEHHEHEVEKVRSGRETGMKWIDRQRERGTSVIGNAGKFSKVPGGDKPTKKTNLKYRCGECGNAHLREGWRAGRIEFQE; encoded by the coding sequence ATGCAGATACCACGCCGGTTCAACACGTACTGTCCGAACTGTCACGAACACCACGAACACGAGGTCGAGAAAGTCCGCAGTGGCCGCGAGACGGGGATGAAGTGGATCGACCGACAGCGCGAGCGCGGCACGTCGGTCATCGGCAACGCCGGCAAGTTCTCGAAGGTGCCGGGTGGGGACAAACCCACGAAGAAGACGAACCTCAAATACCGCTGTGGCGAGTGTGGCAACGCCCACCTGCGCGAGGGCTGGCGCGCCGGCCGCATCGAGTTTCAGGAGTAA
- a CDS encoding C2H2-type zinc finger protein, with protein sequence MSSPDISCRICNESFGSEESLNEHMAEEHPEQGMA encoded by the coding sequence ATGAGTTCACCAGACATAAGCTGTCGTATCTGTAACGAATCGTTCGGAAGCGAGGAATCGCTCAACGAACACATGGCGGAGGAACATCCCGAGCAGGGGATGGCCTGA
- a CDS encoding HAH_0734 family protein yields the protein MRRLIINGDPDVRKGGVIDLDGEELVCFGISRQGEWHGPDRPQLWCTVGTEDETEAFERREFIPMHLDVETVDAESVEVRKRKGELTI from the coding sequence ATGAGGCGGCTCATCATCAACGGCGACCCCGACGTCCGCAAGGGGGGCGTTATCGACCTCGACGGCGAGGAGCTGGTCTGTTTCGGCATCAGCAGGCAGGGCGAGTGGCACGGCCCGGACCGCCCGCAGTTGTGGTGCACGGTCGGAACCGAAGACGAGACCGAGGCCTTCGAGCGCCGCGAGTTCATCCCGATGCATCTCGACGTCGAGACCGTCGACGCCGAGTCCGTCGAGGTGCGAAAGCGCAAGGGCGAACTCACGATCTAA
- a CDS encoding matrixin family metalloprotease yields MKGSGRRRLVLSVLVVAMLVLAAGCAGLTERPLPDDLAGYAGDPDNPYGDRNLTVAVTTTDSERSFGPLVREAFEYWETHDQRYLNYSVNVTLVANESDPDIRVSFVPRVARCGEVANAAGCAPEITDPAQTGETVAVRALDNLSANSTVRVLEHEFGHALGLSHGDPPRELMATHTTLTSLPKPNASERALAWNDSMLSVYLTDDVSESEREQIDHALDYYERGADGRVPENVSFRVVAGFENADIVIRPAERSPCASERGSCGSVFGSDSDGDGALERYVRLEITYTDLDTGTVGWHVARWLGLGFGIENESAYPPILREGTSYDDRRSDWWR; encoded by the coding sequence GTGAAGGGGTCGGGTCGCCGACGGCTGGTCCTGTCCGTCCTCGTGGTCGCCATGCTCGTCCTCGCGGCCGGCTGTGCCGGTCTCACCGAGCGCCCGCTCCCCGACGACCTCGCGGGCTACGCGGGCGACCCCGACAACCCCTACGGCGACCGGAATCTGACCGTGGCGGTGACCACCACGGATTCCGAGCGCTCGTTCGGCCCGCTCGTCCGCGAGGCGTTCGAATACTGGGAAACACACGACCAGCGGTATCTGAACTACTCGGTAAACGTCACGCTCGTGGCGAACGAGAGCGACCCCGACATCCGCGTGTCGTTCGTGCCGCGGGTCGCCCGCTGTGGCGAGGTCGCAAACGCCGCCGGCTGTGCGCCCGAGATCACCGACCCCGCACAGACCGGTGAGACCGTCGCGGTTCGCGCGCTCGACAACCTCTCGGCGAACTCGACGGTGCGCGTGCTCGAACACGAGTTCGGCCACGCACTCGGTCTCAGTCACGGCGACCCGCCGCGGGAACTGATGGCGACGCACACGACGCTGACGAGCCTGCCGAAACCGAACGCGAGCGAGCGCGCGCTCGCGTGGAACGACTCGATGCTGTCGGTGTACCTCACCGACGACGTTTCGGAGAGTGAACGCGAACAGATCGACCATGCGCTCGACTACTACGAGCGCGGCGCGGATGGCAGAGTGCCCGAAAACGTCTCCTTTCGCGTCGTGGCGGGGTTCGAGAACGCTGACATCGTGATTCGCCCCGCCGAGCGCTCGCCCTGTGCGTCCGAACGGGGGTCGTGTGGCTCGGTCTTCGGCAGCGACAGCGACGGCGACGGCGCGCTCGAACGGTACGTGCGCCTCGAAATCACCTACACCGACCTCGATACGGGGACCGTCGGCTGGCACGTCGCGCGCTGGCTCGGTCTCGGCTTCGGCATCGAGAACGAATCGGCCTATCCGCCGATACTGCGCGAGGGGACGAGCTACGACGATCGCCGGAGCGACTGGTGGCGATGA
- a CDS encoding FmdB family zinc ribbon protein translates to MRYLDRFRNRLGRTTEETEYVCRNCGAGFEHRRQVCPECGSYSIRRREWGPLP, encoded by the coding sequence ATGCGCTATCTCGACCGGTTCAGGAACCGACTCGGTCGAACCACGGAGGAAACGGAGTACGTCTGCCGCAACTGTGGGGCCGGCTTCGAGCACCGCCGACAGGTCTGTCCGGAATGTGGAAGCTACTCGATTCGCCGCCGCGAGTGGGGACCGCTGCCCTGA
- a CDS encoding aminopeptidase yields MDERITEHAETLVDWSARIEAGDDIVIDVAPGAHDLAVAVAAELGERGANLVTTYASDEIDRAYLRAHDDEFDADPAHERALYENADVVLSLGGGRNTSAMADVPGHIRTAYATAREGIREARMDTDWVSTVHPTRALAQQAGMSHEAYIDFVYDAVLRDWEALAEEMRGLKALLDDGSEVRIVGEGTDITMSIESRTAVNSTASVADDSHNLPSGEVFTAPHGTEGEITFDVPMTIRGRRVRDVRLTFNDGAVVDYDAAGNVDVVGELLDTDDGARRLGELGIGMNRGIDRPTDSILFDEKMHGTVHLALGRAYDACLPDGETGNDSAVHVDLITDMGEDSRLEIDGDVIQRSGLFRWEEGFRA; encoded by the coding sequence ATGGACGAGCGCATCACCGAGCATGCGGAGACGTTGGTCGACTGGAGCGCACGTATCGAGGCGGGCGACGACATCGTCATCGACGTCGCCCCGGGCGCACACGATCTCGCGGTCGCCGTCGCGGCGGAACTCGGCGAGCGCGGCGCGAACCTCGTGACGACGTACGCTTCGGACGAGATCGACCGTGCCTATCTCCGAGCGCACGACGACGAATTCGACGCCGACCCCGCCCACGAGCGCGCGCTCTACGAGAACGCCGACGTGGTCCTCTCGCTCGGCGGCGGACGGAACACGAGCGCGATGGCCGACGTGCCGGGCCACATACGAACTGCCTACGCCACCGCACGGGAGGGGATTCGGGAGGCGCGCATGGACACCGACTGGGTTTCGACCGTGCATCCCACTCGCGCGCTCGCCCAGCAGGCCGGCATGAGCCACGAAGCCTACATCGATTTCGTCTACGACGCCGTGCTCCGCGATTGGGAAGCGCTCGCCGAGGAGATGCGCGGGCTGAAAGCGCTCCTCGACGACGGGAGCGAGGTCCGTATCGTCGGCGAGGGGACTGACATCACGATGTCCATCGAGAGCCGAACCGCCGTGAACTCCACCGCCTCGGTCGCCGACGACTCACACAACCTCCCGAGCGGCGAGGTGTTCACCGCGCCCCACGGAACCGAGGGCGAGATCACCTTCGACGTGCCGATGACCATCCGTGGACGGCGGGTTCGGGACGTTCGACTGACCTTCAACGACGGCGCGGTCGTCGACTACGACGCCGCAGGAAACGTGGATGTGGTCGGCGAACTCCTCGATACCGACGACGGCGCACGGCGACTCGGCGAGTTGGGTATCGGGATGAATCGCGGCATCGACCGCCCGACCGACAGTATCCTGTTCGACGAGAAGATGCATGGAACTGTGCATCTGGCGCTCGGGCGCGCCTACGACGCCTGCCTGCCCGACGGCGAAACGGGCAACGACAGCGCGGTGCACGTCGACCTGATCACCGACATGGGCGAGGACTCACGCCTCGAAATCGACGGCGACGTGATACAGCGAAGCGGCCTTTTCCGCTGGGAGGAGGGCTTCCGGGCGTAG
- a CDS encoding S8 family serine peptidase has protein sequence MRDAIDRRTFVKATGVAGLTAALPFSGVAGAESTSLVDSAFDLTSDALQEALVVFESNDAVDQLADFALPNGYYKFDVLPIGYTEVGGGLLEELADLDGVRRVERNKELELYNDDSRKVTRADEVQSDSGSGLSTGYEGAGVHTAVIDSGVDGDHPDLRENVAHNWQWIGNPLGSPTLWTDVGIVDTDGGGHGTHCSGTIAGDGSASDGKFRGMAPEADLDVYAGGAVLVVLKTAAAYDHLLKRVRDGDSDVKIVSNSYGSSNGEDFDPDSALNTATWEAYQEGLLSVFAAGNSGPGTNTLNQYAKAPQVLGVAATNDEKAVTDFSSRGRKQSSANTPDNWDRQSALDNLGSYYDTGSSSEPLGLYRPGIGAPGNAIVSTMSPGDLLGAESAGDGRLFYATISGTSMACPATAGIATLAVDAYRENNTGDVSPMELLNTLTAEAEDATNEYTSYNVGSGFVDAYDAVSRAESGNLAGFADVTLA, from the coding sequence ATGCGAGACGCAATCGACAGGCGGACGTTCGTCAAAGCGACGGGTGTAGCGGGCCTCACCGCGGCGCTGCCGTTCAGCGGCGTCGCGGGCGCGGAGTCCACGTCGCTGGTCGACAGTGCGTTCGACCTCACGAGCGACGCGCTCCAGGAGGCGCTGGTCGTCTTCGAGTCGAACGACGCGGTCGACCAGTTGGCCGATTTCGCCCTCCCAAACGGCTACTACAAGTTCGACGTCCTGCCCATCGGCTACACCGAGGTCGGCGGCGGTCTGTTGGAAGAACTCGCCGACCTCGACGGCGTTCGCCGGGTCGAGCGCAACAAGGAACTCGAACTCTACAACGACGATTCCAGAAAGGTCACCCGCGCCGACGAGGTCCAGTCGGACAGCGGTAGCGGTCTCTCGACGGGATACGAGGGAGCGGGCGTCCACACGGCGGTCATCGACTCGGGCGTCGACGGCGACCACCCGGACCTCCGAGAGAACGTCGCGCACAACTGGCAGTGGATCGGCAACCCGCTCGGATCGCCGACGCTCTGGACGGACGTCGGCATCGTCGACACCGATGGTGGCGGCCACGGCACGCACTGTTCGGGGACCATCGCCGGCGACGGGTCGGCGAGCGACGGCAAGTTCCGCGGAATGGCTCCCGAGGCCGATCTCGACGTATACGCGGGCGGCGCGGTCCTCGTGGTGTTGAAGACGGCTGCCGCCTACGACCACCTCCTCAAACGGGTTCGGGACGGCGATTCGGACGTGAAGATCGTCAGCAACTCCTACGGCTCCTCGAATGGAGAGGACTTCGACCCCGACAGCGCGCTCAACACGGCGACGTGGGAGGCCTATCAGGAGGGACTCCTGTCGGTCTTTGCGGCCGGGAACTCGGGACCAGGAACGAACACGCTGAACCAATACGCCAAAGCACCCCAAGTGCTCGGCGTCGCCGCGACGAACGACGAGAAAGCGGTGACGGACTTCTCATCGCGCGGGCGCAAGCAGAGCAGCGCCAACACGCCCGACAACTGGGACCGCCAGAGCGCACTCGACAACCTCGGAAGCTACTACGACACCGGCAGCAGTTCTGAACCACTCGGTCTCTACCGGCCGGGCATCGGCGCGCCCGGCAACGCCATCGTCAGCACGATGTCGCCCGGGGACCTGCTGGGTGCCGAAAGCGCCGGCGATGGCCGCCTCTTCTATGCGACCATCAGTGGCACGTCGATGGCCTGTCCGGCGACGGCTGGCATCGCCACGCTCGCCGTGGACGCCTACCGCGAGAACAACACGGGCGACGTCTCGCCGATGGAGCTGTTGAACACGCTCACCGCCGAGGCCGAGGACGCAACGAACGAGTACACGTCGTACAACGTCGGCAGCGGGTTCGTCGACGCCTACGATGCCGTCTCGCGCGCCGAGAGCGGGAACCTCGCCGGCTTCGCCGACGTGACGCTCGCCTAG
- the thrS gene encoding threonine--tRNA ligase — MSDVVVTLPDGSELHVESGSTVEDVAHEIGPGLGRDTIAGVVDGDLVAAAEPIEEDSRLEIVTDQSDEYLDVLRHSAAHVFAQALGRLHPEAQLTIGPWTDDGFYYDIANVDLDEDDLSDIEGEAESIIDEDLPIERVERSREEAFEMYEDNPFKRDILETEAAGEDPVSFYEQGEFSDLCQGPHVESTGEIGGFALLETSAAYWRGEEENETLTRVYGTAFPTQDGLEEFLDRREEAKERDHRKIGREMDLFSVDETTGPGLPLYHPNGKRVLDELSGYARSLNLDAGYEPVETPHLFRTELWKQSGHYENYVDDMFLLNVDDEEYGLKPMNCPGHATIFDGHSWSYRDLPVRYFEDGKVYRKEQHGELSGLSRTWSFTIDDGHLFVRPDQIASEIRTIMNTVFEVMDTVGLDTELVLATRPEKSVGSDALWEQAESQLRTVLDDGGYDYDVEEGDGAFYGPKIDFAFEDALGRVWDGPTVQLDFNMPERFDLSYVGEDNDEHRPVMIHRALYGSYERFFMVLIEHFNGNFPLWLAPEQVRILPVSDDNIDYAEAVAADLDGFRTEVETRSWTVGRKIRAGHDDRLPYMLVVGDTEESEGTVSVRDRAERERDGVAVEEFRDHLERERDEKTVAPAFLD, encoded by the coding sequence ATGAGCGATGTCGTCGTGACGCTGCCGGACGGCTCCGAACTGCACGTCGAGTCTGGCTCGACGGTCGAGGACGTGGCCCACGAAATCGGACCGGGTCTCGGCCGCGATACGATCGCGGGCGTCGTCGATGGCGACCTCGTCGCCGCGGCCGAACCGATCGAGGAAGACAGCCGACTGGAGATCGTCACCGACCAGTCCGACGAGTATCTCGACGTGCTCCGGCACTCGGCGGCGCACGTCTTCGCACAGGCGCTCGGGCGACTCCACCCCGAGGCGCAACTCACCATCGGGCCGTGGACCGACGACGGGTTCTACTACGATATTGCAAACGTGGACCTCGACGAGGACGATCTGAGCGATATCGAGGGAGAAGCCGAGAGCATCATCGACGAGGACCTCCCCATCGAGCGCGTCGAGCGCTCGCGCGAGGAGGCCTTCGAGATGTACGAGGACAACCCGTTCAAGCGCGACATCCTCGAAACGGAAGCCGCCGGCGAAGACCCTGTGAGCTTCTACGAACAGGGCGAGTTCTCCGACCTCTGTCAGGGGCCCCATGTCGAATCGACGGGCGAGATCGGTGGCTTCGCACTGCTCGAAACCTCGGCGGCGTACTGGCGCGGCGAGGAAGAGAACGAAACCCTCACGCGGGTCTACGGGACGGCGTTCCCGACCCAAGACGGATTGGAGGAGTTTCTCGATCGCCGTGAGGAGGCCAAGGAGCGCGACCACCGGAAGATCGGTCGGGAGATGGACTTGTTCTCGGTCGACGAGACCACGGGACCGGGATTGCCGCTCTATCACCCGAACGGCAAGCGCGTGCTCGACGAACTCTCAGGGTACGCGCGCTCGCTCAACCTCGACGCCGGCTACGAACCGGTCGAAACCCCCCACCTGTTTCGGACGGAACTCTGGAAACAGTCGGGCCACTACGAGAACTACGTCGACGACATGTTCCTGCTCAACGTGGACGACGAGGAATATGGGCTAAAGCCGATGAACTGTCCGGGTCACGCGACGATTTTCGACGGCCACTCGTGGAGCTATCGTGACCTCCCGGTCCGATACTTCGAGGACGGGAAGGTCTACCGCAAAGAACAGCACGGCGAACTCTCGGGCCTCTCGCGCACGTGGTCGTTCACCATCGACGACGGCCACCTGTTCGTCCGGCCCGACCAGATCGCGAGCGAGATTCGAACCATCATGAACACCGTCTTCGAGGTGATGGACACCGTGGGGTTGGATACCGAACTCGTGCTGGCGACCCGCCCCGAGAAATCGGTCGGCAGCGACGCCCTCTGGGAGCAGGCCGAATCCCAACTTCGTACTGTGCTCGACGACGGCGGCTACGACTACGACGTCGAGGAGGGCGACGGCGCATTTTATGGGCCGAAAATCGACTTCGCCTTCGAGGACGCGCTCGGGCGGGTCTGGGACGGACCAACCGTCCAGCTCGATTTCAACATGCCCGAGCGCTTCGATCTGTCCTACGTCGGCGAGGATAACGACGAACACCGTCCGGTGATGATCCATCGGGCGCTCTACGGCAGCTACGAGCGCTTTTTCATGGTGCTCATCGAGCACTTCAACGGGAACTTCCCACTCTGGCTCGCGCCCGAGCAGGTCAGAATCCTGCCGGTGAGCGACGACAACATCGACTACGCCGAGGCGGTCGCCGCCGACCTCGATGGGTTCCGCACCGAGGTCGAGACCCGCTCGTGGACGGTCGGGCGGAAGATTCGGGCGGGCCACGACGACCGTCTTCCCTACATGCTCGTCGTCGGCGACACCGAGGAGAGCGAGGGGACCGTGTCGGTCCGTGACCGCGCCGAGCGCGAACGCGACGGGGTCGCCGTCGAGGAGTTCCGCGACCACCTCGAACGCGAACGCGACGAGAAAACGGTCGCGCCCGCCTTCCTCGACTGA
- a CDS encoding DUF5802 family protein, with translation MFERFSRGYYVGRLSIEPTPEEGAGALIQRTTHERLNEQLYAAGEGIERTDLPLVMKLETSHFTVHGDGGVPRDTLWVPESLLDETRIETPPTFREVFLAKADRAAQLLRLTGQAV, from the coding sequence ATGTTCGAACGGTTCTCCCGTGGCTACTACGTCGGCCGGCTCTCCATCGAACCCACGCCAGAGGAGGGGGCGGGCGCGCTCATCCAGCGCACCACCCACGAGCGGCTCAACGAACAGTTGTACGCCGCCGGCGAGGGTATCGAGCGGACCGACCTCCCGCTGGTGATGAAGCTCGAAACGAGCCACTTCACCGTCCACGGTGACGGCGGTGTACCCCGCGACACGCTCTGGGTGCCCGAGTCGCTGCTCGACGAGACTCGCATCGAGACGCCGCCGACGTTTCGAGAAGTGTTCCTCGCCAAGGCCGACCGCGCCGCCCAGCTGCTCCGCCTTACTGGACAAGCCGTCTGA